The nucleotide window AAAGATCATGATAAAGATTTAACCGATTTGTATCATTCTTGAATAGGCAataggaagaagaaggagaagaaacAGGCACAGGAGCTGCTTTTGCAGCCTGGAGATGGTCCGGTAACAATTCATGATCTCTTGGATAATATCCAGGATAAGCCTGGGTATAGCAAGATACGTAAGATGGTCCAGCAGCAGGAGAAAAAGCCAATGGTCGTGCAGCCCCCACTTCCAAAAGGGCAGAGGGACAAGATGGACCGTAGTGTGGCATACGTCCTATCCAAGAAGGAAATCGGCAAGTGGGAGCGGATAGTGAAGGACAACCGGGAAGCTGCCACACTTCGCTTTGAAAATGATTTGAACTTAGGTGTTGATACTGTTGGGGCAATTGCTAGCAAATTTGAACCAAGGTCATCGTTTGAGAAGCAGATGGCCAGTGTGTTTAACAACACAGAAATTATGGAAGCACACAAGAATGATGGTGCTAAAATCTTGGAACTTAACAAGGTATGCTGCATTATCTCACTTCACTAGATCAGTTAGGTACTTGATGAGTGTTAATGCTTATTGGTTTGCTGACTGGGCATATTTAGTGATAATGTGTAATTTTCAAGCTTCAGAGCTCAGAAGTTCCTATGCTAATAGGTTCATGAATTTGTGTAGATGGAGGTGGAGGATGTGAGAGAGCGCCAAAATCGTCTTGCTAAAATGCGCAGCCTTCTGTTTCGTCATGAAATGAAAGCAAAACGCGTGAAGAAGATTAAGTCCAGGACTTTCCACcggttgttgaagaaggacaaaCTGAAGGCAGCAGACTTGGAAGCAGATCCTGAAGCTGCAAAAGACTCTGCTAAGAAACTAGAATTTAAGCGTGCAGAGGTAATTCATAGTTTATTTTGACAATTCCCTTGTGTATCTCCCTGTTAACTTTGCTAATCTATCTATCAGGAaaggatgacactgaagcacaagAATAATTCGAAATGGGCAAAGCGAATCTTGAAGCGTGGTTTGTCTGTTCAAGACGATGGCACTCGAGATGCTATTACAGCACAACTCCAACAACATGCTCTTCTTACTAGAAAAATGAATTCCATAAAAGATGGATCTAGTAGTAGTGATGAAAGTtctgatgacgatgatgatgatgaagaagatgaaagCAAATTAGAAGCAAAGCTTCTGAACAGAGGGAAAGAAAAGATTCGTAAAGTGATTGAAGAAGATAATGAGATTCCAAAGTCTGGAGTTTTTTCATTGCCTTTCATGGTGCGCTTTCAGTTTTACATCGTGTTCCTGTTTGTGCATATGTTTACTAAATATAATTTTGCTTGCGTTGCTGCTGTTGCATCACACAACCCATCATCATAATTATTTTCTTATCTGCAGGAGCGTGCTATGAAAAAGCGTGCAGATGCAACTTATGAGGAAACACGGCTAGATTATGAAGAATTGGAGGAATCCTTAAGGAAATTGGAGGATGACAACACCGAGGAGAATGTAGATTCAATGAAGGTGACAGGTAAAAGAACTTTTGGGCCTGTGAAAAGGGCACATGAAGAGGCAAACAAGAGGCCAAAATTAGGTGATGCTGACAAGAACAGTGACAGTGAGTATGACTCTGACTCTGGTCAACATTTCGACAGCAGTGAAGTAAATAAGAAGGCAGAATATGCGAATAACAAAGCAGATGATGTCCAACTTGGGACTGCACTGCTCGACGATGAACAACAGAATGATCTATACGTTGTAAGATGTTCTAACCTTTACACTTTTGCAGTATCATATGGTTTTTACCATAGAAATCTTATGTATAATCCCATGTAGAGCTTTGATGGTACTAGAAAAAGCCCAGGCCCAAAGACAGACATTGAAGTTCGAATGTTAGCGGATAATTCGTGGAAGAAGGTACTTGTACTGGCACCTTGTGTTGAAAGCTCTTTGATTCCTTGCCATATTTCTCTTCCATATCTGTAACTTTTGTTACTGACCAGGTCAAAAATAGCAAAACAAATGGTGGTAACAATATTAAAGAGAGTGGCAATAACTCCAAAGTGCAGATCCCTTCTGTGGATTCAAACCCTAAGGTTTGCCTTCAGCACCGACGTTGGTTCCTACTTTCTAATCAAGTTGATTATGGTTACTCATTGTTTTTTTTGGGGGAGTAGCAGCCTCACAATTCTGATTCAGATTCTGAGGAAGAGATGGTTGACGGTTTCTTGACTGTCTCTGATGAAAAGGAAACTTATGAACTTCCATCGCAAGCTGATCTTATACGTCAAGCTTTTGCTGGTGATGATGTTGAAGCTGAGTTTGTGAAAGATAAAGTGGAAGCTTTAAATGAAGAAAATCCTGAACCTGAAGAACCTGCACTTGTTCCTggttgggggcagtggactcatgTACAACAGAAAAGAGGACTTCCTTCATGGATGGTGAAAGAACATGAAGATGCCAAAAggaagagggaagaaaccttAAAGAGTAGGAAGGATGCAAAGCTAAAACACGTTATTATTTCTGAACATGTTGACAAGAAGGTAAAATATGTGCCTTGTTATATATCATATTTGTTTCTGggatgttacttgaccatgaacTGTTGCTATTAAGCAATAATTTGGAGTACTCTGCTGTTTGCAGGCTGAAAAACTTTTAGCAACGAATCTTCCTTTCCCATACACCTCAAATGATGTGTATGAAAATAGCATGCGTATGCCTCTTGGACCTGATTTCAACCCAGCAATATCACTCTCTGCTCTTAACCGACCTGCGGTAAGTACATCTATATCTAGCTGATGCATGAAGCTGTTAAGCATTTAAGATTATTAATGGTTGTGTGGAGTGATCCAAAGCTGCACTTTGGAAGTTACAACTATTCATCCTACTGCATGTACAGTGAAAGTTTATTTCCTGTGCATATGCAACCAAGGTGTTTGTTTATAAGCTCGTTTAGGATTTTCATTTTGTTTATTATATTTAACATTCTGGATAGAGAATGTTATGTACATATATTTGATGATTAATCTTTCTTGATGATAAGACTTCTTTTCCGTGAATAGTAAACCACATTTGATGATAATGTTTTTCTTGATTATAATACTTCTCTTACCAGAATAGTAAAACACTCTTGACTTGGAAATACTTGTACATCGTCTTAAGTCTCCAGGCTCTAATTTTGTACTTAGCTAAGTTTAACTATAATTCTCGACAACCCAACAGACACGCAGACTGAAAAAGCACCAATTCTAAGAAATGACCATTCATACCCCTATTAGATGACATACTAGCTGCATCCACTTATCCTCTCCTGAAGCATTTATTACGGGTATAAATCTGTCATGAACTAGGGTTTGTGAGGTTAAATAGCACCAGAAGGATGGCCGGGCAGTATGGCCGATCTATCAGTGATATTTTATCTCAAATTGTCTTAAGCTCAAGCTAAGGGGTATCTTATTTCCAATTGATCACCTTCTAATTTAAAATAAATTATTTATAAGTTAGATAATAGATAACAAATGAAGCATAGTGGCATGTGGGTTATGGCCACAAAAGTGGAAACTTCCCAAACAACTATACCCTTGATTCCCTTGATACAGTTATTTTGAAACAAGAATCTGAGGTTGTGGACAATTATCTTGAAGCAACAATGACCAATACATTAACTTTTTGTCAACCCCTTGATTCCTTAATGCAGTTGATTAAGACACGCTTCTATGGTTCTAATTGCTGTTTTCTGTCCTACCTTTCAGATTGTGAAGAAGCCTGGTGTTGTTATTAAGCCAATACAGTACGGGGAAATTGATCCGCATGAGAAGCCTGATGAACTCAAGCGGGTCATTCAGAGAGTAAAACCGAACCCGAACATAAAGAAGGCGTCTGCGAAACAAGCGAAGAGGACAGCTTCACATCGGAGGACTTGATGAGACAGTAGTACCCAGTTAATGTGGTGAGAGATGCGCATAACAGAATGCGGACCTGGGTTTTCTTGCCATGGCTATTTTCAAACACTTGAGAAGTATACAAAGATTCTTCTCATGGAGTCAAACGACAGCTTTGGTTTGGCTATTGGAAGCGGGGGTTTTGGGGTGCCATTGTTCACACACCTGTGCTGTATTGAGATTTGAAATTTTGCAGCTGGTTCCTGCACCAGGGCCGAAATATGTTTGTACGCGGGAAGTCGCAAGTTAGTGTAGTGTTTTTTTCTATGTGGTATCTATATGTAGCACAAAATTAAAGAGCACCGTTTGCTTCTCGTCTCGTCTGCTCCTAGATTCAACAGGTCTTCCATAGTATGTATTCTCAAATCTTAAAGTTCGAATACCAATATTTTCTACCTTTAATTTATGAATTCTGAGCCATTCATGTATAAACTTCAAATTAGAGAAATCAAAGTCTCACATTTGTTAAATTAGAGAAATCAAAGTCTCACATATGTTCGGTCCGAAACACTTTTAGACCTTCGACGCGGCAATCCATTTAGGCCAGATCAGACGTACGTTAGCCACCGCCCAGTGCGTCATGTGAGGAATCTATTCTGGATACCAAAGCCACCACACCGCACTGGGCCACATTGAAGGAGGAGGATCAACTTTTGCTGCTGGCCGGGCTTGTCATGTCCCTCTTGGATGAGCCGGTGCAACCGCAACCATCCTCGCCACAACTGGGGCATCCCGATCAAACGTCGCGTCAAGAAGGAGCATTCGCCCCCACTGCGCCGCCAGCCCAACACCTAGTGACACCTGGTCGCCGTCAAGCAGAAGCAGCGGCCCTTCCCATCGTGTCATCGCCTGTGGCGCCCGACCATTGTGAAGGAGGAGCGGCAACCGTCTCGCCACACCTGCACACCCTCTCGTGTACTACCTCAAAGGCAGCGGGTTACACGACGCGGCCTCCTCCTCGTCTAGGGGCTCGAAAGCCCTCACCAAGGCGGAGCCGCGCTGACAACGCCACTCGGCATAGTTTGCCAAGACCTAGGCGGTGGTGTCATGTGTCCTCGCCGACGTGGGCCTTGGACCGGTCCTAGATCAGCAAGGACCTCCTCTACCTCGACGTCGTCGAGTCTGAGCGGGCCGCCCTCAAGGAGGAGAAGGGTCGGCGCAAGGCGGAGACAGACATGCGGCGGCTGCAGCGCGAGTGCGTTGCCGCGGTCGGTGACAAATGTCGTGGTGCCTAGGTGGGCTTCAACCGATGGCCAAACGGGATGACGGCGGCGGCCCGAGTGGCCTCGAAGGCTATGCCTACTgatgatccacaagtataggggatacatcgtagtcctttcgataagtaagagtgtcgaacccaacgaggagcagaaggaaatgataaacggttttcagcaaggtattctctgtaagcactgaaattatcggtaacaggtagttttgtgataaggtaattggtaacgagtaacaagtaatagaagtaaataaggtgcaacaagatggcccaattctttttatagcaaaggacaagcctggacaaactcttatataagaaAAAGCGCTTCTAAGGACACATGTGAATTATCGTCaaactagttttcatcacgctcatatgattcgcgttcgatactttgataatttgatatgtgggtggaccggtgcttgggtactgcccttacttggacaagtatcccacttatgattaacccccattgcaagtaTCCGCAACAACagcagaagtattaaggtaaacctaaccatagcatgaaacatatggattcaaagtagccccttacgaagcaacgtataaactagggtttaagcttctgtcactctagcaacccatcatctacttattacttcctaatgcctccctctaggcccaaacaatggtaaagtgtcatgtggtcgatgttcacatgacaccactagagggatgacaacatacatctcatcaaaatatcgaacgaatatcaaattaacatgactactaatagcaagacttcttccatgtcctcaggaacaaacataactactcacaaagtatattcatgttcataatcagaggggtattaatatgcataatggatctaaacatatgatctttcaccaagtaaaccaactagcatcaactacaaagagtaatcaacactactagcaacccacaggtaccaatctgaggtttggatacaaagattggatacaagagatgaactagggtttgagatgagatggtgctagtgaatatgttgatgaatattgaccccctcctgatgagaggatcgttggtgatgacgatggcgatgattttcccctcccggagggaagtttccccggcaaaacagctctgccggagcactagattggttccgccaagattccgcctcgtggcggcggagtttcgtcccatgagctagcttatgattttttctcggacgaaagactccatatagctaaagatgggcaccggagggtcaccagggggcccacgaggcaggggcgcgcccagggggtagggcgtgcccccaccctcgtggctagtgggtggcccccctctggtgctttcttcgctcagtatttttatatattctgaaaataacttccgtgaagtttcaagacttttggagctatgcagaataggtctctagtatttgctccttttccatcccagaattccagctgccggcattccccttcttcatgtaaaccttgtgaaataagagagaataggcataagtattgagacataatgtgtaataatagcccataatgcaataaatatcgatataaaatcatgatgcaaaatggacgtatcaactccctaaagcttagacctcgcttgtcctcaagtgaaagccgaaatcgaaaaatatgtccacatgtttagaggtagagatgtcgataaaaataaaatacggacataaGGGTCAATTCAATCataatttcaagtatgaatcataaacttcattgaaaactaacaaactctaatctcagtcattaaagcaattgcaatttatcataacataggaaagagtcaatataagagcttttcaacaagtccatatactcaactatcatttagtctttcacaattgctaacactcacacaatatttatgggtatggagttttaatcggacacagagaaagataggggcttatagttttgcctcccaacgttttacctcaagggtaatgtcaacaataatagttcatgcgaacccacatccaattagccatatatgtcaggatctttccaacacattgtgcttgccaaatgataaaatgtaaaaaggaaaggtgaatatcaccatgactcttatataaggtagaagataaaggtaaaagataggcccttcacagagggaagcagaggttgtcatgcgctttttatggttggatgcacaaaatcttaatgcaaaagaacgtgactttatattgccacttgtgatatggacctttattatgcagtctgtcgcttttattactttcacatcacaagatcgtataaagcttattttctccacattaataagtcatacatatttagagagcaatttttattgcatgcaccgatgacaacttacttgaaggatcttactcaattcataggtaggtatggtggactctcatggcaaaactgggtttaaggatatttggaagcacaagtagtatttctacttggtgcaaagaactTGGCTAGCaggagagggaaaggcaagctcaacatgttggatgatccatgacaatataatttatcttagatgtaagaaaacataacccattacgttgtcttccttgtccaacatcaactctttagcatgtcatattttaatgagtgctcacaatcataaaagatatccaagatagtatatttatatgtgaagacctatctttctttattacttcctattaattgcaacaatgaccaaaactatgtttgtcaactttcaacaatttttattcatcatactctttatatgtgaagccATCACTctctgtcatggaattgtcacgacagatgtcctagtgtgaggacttagtcgtgaggccaacgcatctttgtagtaacttgagaggggttgagcggaatcgagagacgcaacacaagacaaggatttagacagcttcgggccctgGGAAACATCATCCGATAATAGCCATACATGCTGTTTGTGGTCAGATCTCATTATACTCATGAGAGAGTCGGCGCATAAGCTggctccccctttgtgtctagccctagagattgt belongs to Triticum urartu cultivar G1812 chromosome 7, Tu2.1, whole genome shotgun sequence and includes:
- the LOC125519000 gene encoding uncharacterized protein C57A7.06-like isoform X1, with amino-acid sequence MGGTKPNAKARTNTLTPRASRGTGRGRGRGRGRGGAGRPGEKRSHGPHLPNKLRRELESLGPARDRGSDNDDDDEDDVVGEDVYEYEEGVPEEEARKNDRYDAVAKYEYDFDSDGSNADEDVPSDEGEDMEEDDDGDVDEEKQIRILQETTGMPREAFDGNRKKKEKKQAQELLLQPGDGPVTIHDLLDNIQDKPGYSKIRKMVQQQEKKPMVVQPPLPKGQRDKMDRSVAYVLSKKEIGKWERIVKDNREAATLRFENDLNLGVDTVGAIASKFEPRSSFEKQMASVFNNTEIMEAHKNDGAKILELNKMEVEDVRERQNRLAKMRSLLFRHEMKAKRVKKIKSRTFHRLLKKDKLKAADLEADPEAAKDSAKKLEFKRAEERMTLKHKNNSKWAKRILKRGLSVQDDGTRDAITAQLQQHALLTRKMNSIKDGSSSSDESSDDDDDDEEDESKLEAKLLNRGKEKIRKVIEEDNEIPKSGVFSLPFMERAMKKRADATYEETRLDYEELEESLRKLEDDNTEENVDSMKVTGKRTFGPVKRAHEEANKRPKLGDADKNSDSEYDSDSGQHFDSSEVNKKAEYANNKADDVQLGTALLDDEQQNDLYVSFDGTRKSPGPKTDIEVRMLADNSWKKVKNSKTNGGNNIKESGNNSKVQIPSVDSNPKQPHNSDSDSEEEMVDGFLTVSDEKETYELPSQADLIRQAFAGDDVEAEFVKDKVEALNEENPEPEEPALVPGWGQWTHVQQKRGLPSWMVKEHEDAKRKREETLKSRKDAKLKHVIISEHVDKKAEKLLATNLPFPYTSNDVYENSMRMPLGPDFNPAISLSALNRPAIVKKPGVVIKPIQYGEIDPHEKPDELKRVIQRVKPNPNIKKASAKQAKRTASHRRT
- the LOC125519000 gene encoding uncharacterized protein C57A7.06-like isoform X2 → MGGTKPNAKARTNTLTPRASRGTGRGRGRGRGRGGAGRPGEKRSHGPHLPNKLRRELESLGPARDRGSDNDDDDEDDVVGEDVYEYEEGVPEEEARKNDRYDAVAKYEYDFDSDGSNADEDVPSDEGEDMEEDDDGDVDEEKQIRILQETTGMPREAFDGNRKKKEKKQAQELLLQPGDGPVTIHDLLDNIQDKPGYSKIRKMVQQQEKKPMVVQPPLPKGQRDKMDRSVAYVLSKKEIGKWERIVKDNREAATLRFENDLNLGVDTVGAIASKFEPRSSFEKQMASVFNNTEIMEAHKNDGAKILELNKMEVEDVRERQNRLAKMRSLLFRHEMKAKRVKKIKSRTFHRLLKKDKLKAADLEADPEAAKDSAKKLEFKRAEERMTLKHKNNSKWAKRILKRGLSVQDDGTRDAITAQLQQHALLTRKMNSIKDGSSSSDESSDDDDDDEEDESKLEAKLLNRGKEKIRKVIEEDNEIPKSGVFSLPFMERAMKKRADATYEETRLDYEELEESLRKLEDDNTEENVDSMKVTGKRTFGPVKRAHEEANKRPKLGDADKNSDSEYDSDSGQHFDSSEVNKKAEYANNKADDVQLGTALLDDEQQNDLYVSFDGTRKSPGPKTDIEVRMLADNSWKKVKNSKTNGGNNIKESGNNSKVQIPSVDSNPKPHNSDSDSEEEMVDGFLTVSDEKETYELPSQADLIRQAFAGDDVEAEFVKDKVEALNEENPEPEEPALVPGWGQWTHVQQKRGLPSWMVKEHEDAKRKREETLKSRKDAKLKHVIISEHVDKKAEKLLATNLPFPYTSNDVYENSMRMPLGPDFNPAISLSALNRPAIVKKPGVVIKPIQYGEIDPHEKPDELKRVIQRVKPNPNIKKASAKQAKRTASHRRT